The genomic region ATTTCATCGGGGAAATTACAACGTTCGCCCGGATATTGTCCCCGATAAGCATAGGGCGATCGCAATTCTTACCCCCATTTTACGCACCTTGGCTCCCCAAGGTCTAAAAGCCGCAATTATCTACGGTCACGAACATTTAGACCAAACCCCCATTTGGGTAGAATGGCTAGATTTACCAGCCAATAATCATCCTCAATTAGCGCCGTCTACCCTGTCCCTAGCAGCAAATGGCGATGAAGAAGCTCTGGAATTTTTGCTCGGACAATTATTAAATACAGATATCGATCGGCGTTTAGCTACCGGGGGAATTCGCATTCAAGTCCGACGGCGCGAAGATTTATTGCACGTCATGACTGATGCGCTGATTTGTCCGCTGCAACAACAAGTCGGTTCCCCTGTAGTGCAATTACTCGGTGACTTGCAAATTCCAGGCATTGCTGGAGTTAGAGTTTACGGTCGGCGGGCGGGAGAAAAACAGCCGAGTTGGACTTACGGTAAAGATTTTACCGCTCGCGGTGTGGTCGTTCCCGAAAGTACCCCAGAATTTGCCACCCCCGAACATTTTGTCACCGAAAAAGTTGACCCCGAACCAGAAGAAATTGTGATAAAAACTCCGGTTCCCGAAACCGAAGATTTACCACCTGGTTGGCTAGAAACACAAGTTGAAAAAGTTCAGCAAGGAGTTAATAAATTTGGGCAATCTTGCTACGCGACTTTAACGCGATCGCAAATTTGCACCCCCAGCGAAACAGACCAAAAATTCCTCGCTTTACCCGGAAATGCTAATTACAGCGGTGCAAAAGTCGCTCTAGTTTGGGGCACTTTGGGCATTATGTTAACTTTAAGCATAGACTTAATTGTTGGTAGCGTCCTGAAAATTCCTGACAGCGTTCCCCAAAATTCTGCGGCGTTAAATAATGCAACTTTCCGGGAAAAATATGAAAACATCACACCGGAACAACAAGCAGCAAACACAGAATTAACTCAAGAAACTGCCCCAAAAACCAAAAAATCGCGGAATCGCAAACGTCGTCAACCAGAAAATATTTTTGACACCACAGGATTTACCAAACCGGGAAATACTGAAGTAAAAGTAGACCCAAATGGGGAAAATGTCACTTTAAAAGTAAAACAGTCAGATATACCTAGTTTTGACAATACTCAGTTCGATGAAAAACTGGCAATTTATCAGCAACAAGTGGCAAAAGAAGGCCCACCAGATATCTTAATTGTCGGTAGTTCTAGGGCAATGCGTGGTATCGACCCAGCCATTTTGCAAAAATCTTTAGCAGAGGAAGGTTACGGCCAAGTTAAGATTTTCAACTTTGGAATTAATGGCGCAACTGCTCAAATTGCAGACTTATTAATTCGTCGGATTCTTACTCCAGAACAAATGCCGAAATTAATTATTTGGGCTGATGGGGCGAGGGCAGTCAATAGTGGTAGATTTGATTTAACTTATAGTAAACTGACCAACTCTCCAGCTTATAAGGAAATTGCATCAGGGACATTTCATAAACCAGAAAAGCTAGCAGAACAAGATCCAGAAAACCCAGAAGAAACTGCACCAATTGTGGCTGAAATTTCAGGAAATATCAATGAAATTAAAGCTCAAGATTTCGATAACTTCTTAAGTGCAAAATTGGGGGAAATTTCGGCAAGTTATGAAGAACGCGATCGTCTAAATACAAAATTACGCGATTGGTTTGCCAACAGTTTTGGAGAACCAGAGAAAGCTAGCAAAATGCGATCGGGAATTGAAGAAATTGCAGAACGTCCTTTAAATTGGGATGGTTTCTTACCAATTTCCCTGCGCTTTAATCCCAAAACCTATTACGAAAAATACGCCAAAGTTAAAGGTGATTACGATACTGACTACAAAGATTTCTATTTAGGAGGGCCACAAAATGCCGCCTTAGAATCTTTAGTTCAGCACACCCAATCCCTAAAAATTCCCCTAGTTTTCATCAATTTACCCCTAACTAAAGATTACTTAGATTCCCACAGGCGACAATACGAAAAAGAATTTGAAATGTATATGTTGCGCCTTTCCTTAAGAAAAGGATTCGTATTCCGCAATTGGAATCAGTTATGGCCTAGTAAAAACGAATACTTCTCTGACCCCAGCCACCTCAACCGCTACGGCGCAGCTGCGGTAGCTAAAAGATTAGCACAAGATCCCCTAATTCCTTGGCCTAAGCAGCAGGAGAACCAGGAAGCAGAGGCGCAGGCGAGCAAGTAAGGAAGCAGGGGGGCAGGGGAGCAGGGGAGCAGGGGAGTACAAGGCAAAATGTAAAAATCCCTTTTTACCTTTTCCCCTTTCCCCCTTTCCCTTTTCCCCTTTCCCTTTTCCCTTTTCCCTTTTTCCCCAGTCCCCAGTCCCCAGTCCCCAGTCCCTAACTACCCAACTAAAGAATGACTTTTGTTTCCCTTTTATACGGCGTATTTCTGTTAGCAGTCCTAGCAATTTACTGGTTGATTCAAAGTCAGTGGTTGCGGTTATGGATATTATTGCTAGCTAGCGTAGCCTTCTACGCTTCGATTCAAATTTATTACATTCCGCTACTTTTTGCGCTTACCTTTTTTAACTTTCGTTTAGGATTAATTTTAGGTAAGCGATCGCTATTAAGATTAAATTCTAGAGATTGGCAATTATCTAATCAGCAATGGCAAGCAGTCCAAGAAAACTGGAGTAAAAAGCGCCTACGCTTTTTATGGTTGGGAATCATTCTGAATGTTGTCTTGCTGTTTGGCTTTAAGTATGTACCCTTCTTTTTAAATTCGATCGCATCTCTATTCAACTTACCAGTAATTAAAGAACAAGCAACTTCACTAAATCTACAACTAATTGCACCTTTAGGAATTTCCTTTTTCTGTTTTGAATGTATCTCCTATTTAATTGATGTTTATCGCGGCGCACCAGCGACCGGAAACTTCCTCAAATTTTCCACCTATAAACTCTTCTTTCCCAAACTAATTTCCGGGCCGATTACCCGTTATCATCACCTAGCATCACAACTAAATACCCTACGCTTTCCCAGCACCAATCAAATCGTCGAAGGACTGTGGTTAATTGCTTGCGGCGCAGTGAAAAAAGCCTTAATCGCCGATAGAATTGGCATTTTAGTTGGAGTCAGTTTCGATAATTTAGAACGCGCCGGAAGCGGCGATTTGTGGTTAGCAACCTTCGCTTATGGCTTACAACTGTACCTTGATTTTAGTGGTTATGTTGATATTGCCTTGGGTACAGCTTTGTTAATGGGATTAAACTTACCAGCTAACTTTGATTTCCCCTACTTTACTACTAGCATTGCGGAATTTTGGCGACGCTGGCATATTACATTAGGAGATTGGTTGCGGAATTACCTTTACTTTCCCCTTGGTGGTTCTCGACAAGGTTTATGGCGCACTTGTTTAAACTTATTAATTGTCATGTTAATTGCCGGAATTTGGCATGGTGCAGCTTGGGGATTTGTTGTTTGGGGCGCATATCACGGCATTGCATTAGTGATTCACCGCCTAACAGAAACCTTGTCTGATAATGTTTCCCTTTTGAAAAAATGGTGGCAAACTATTCCCGGAATCTTAGTAGCTTGGGCAATTACGCAATTAATGGTATTTACTTCTTGGATCTTTTTCCGCTTGCCTAATTTAAAAGATGCCGTTTGGGTATTTACTCATTTGTGGGGACACAAAGCTGATATTCAATTTGCAGACAAGGTATACTTGGAAGCGATCGGTCTTCAAAGAGCAGAAATCGCTTTATTACTGTGGGCAATAGTCGGCATCATGGCCTTAATTTTTGCCCTACATCGCGGCTTAAAGCTACAACTAAATTGGCCAATCAAAATTATGTTTGTCCCCCTCAGTTTGTACGCAGTTTGGATGCTAGCACCGAAACAAGGTTTACCCTATATCTACTTTGACTTCTAAAGAAGGAATCGGGTATTAGGGATTGGCTACCTGTACTCCTCATATAGCAAAAAGCAGAAGGCAAAAAAGGTGCGAAGGTGGGGAAGTAGAAGAATTAGTTCAATTCTTTCTCCCCATCCCCCCATCCCCTCAGAGCTAATTCATTGTCATTAAAGAAAATTGGTTAGCATGAGAGAAGATGATAGTTAAATTATTTCTCCCCCTTTCCCATTTTCCCTTTTCCCCCTTTCCCCGTTTATTCAATTTATTTGATAGCAATAAATTAGCCCTGCCCATCTCCCCAATCCCCTAGCCACCAAAATTGTTACCATTTGAATGCTGAGGCGAAAAGTCCTGATTCAGTACTCAGCATTCAGAACTAGAAATGGTATATACACGCCCTTTAGCTCGTTTGATTGAACAATTACAACGTTTACCTGGAGTTGGCCCCAAAACGGCACAACGCTTAGCTTTGCATATTTTGAAACGTTCTGACGATGAAGTACAAGCACTTGCCCAAGCTTTAATTGAAGCAAAACAGCAAGTAGGCTTATGTTCTGTTTGTTTTCACTTATCAGCTGAACCAGTTTGCGAAATTTGCCGTAACCCCAACCGCGATAACCATACTATTTGTGTAGTTGCTGATTCTCGTGATGTCATTGCTTTAGAAAAAACGCGAGAATTTGGTGGTAAATATCACGTTTTAGGCGGTGTAATTTCTCCAATGGATGGCATAGGCCCCGAACAATTAAATGTTTCCCCATTAGTGAGAAGAGTTAGTCAACAAAAGCCAAAAGAGGTAATTTTAGCTATTACTCCTAGTGTAGAAGGTGAAACAACTACTTTGTATGTTGGTCAATTATTAAAACCTTTTACTAAAGTTACACGAATTGCTTTTGGTTTACCAGTAGGCGGAGATTTAGAATATGCAGATGAAGTCACATTAGCCCGTGCTTTGGAGGGCAGAAGAGAAATAGATTAGAAATATTACTAATGGGTAAATTGGGGATTTTTGAGAAGTTCTCAAATCTCCGAAGCCCATGATATTGACAATTTCAATGTTTTAGATTCAGTGAATTTGCTTGGGAAAATAATTAGCGATTATTCTTCTTTTATTTGAGAATGCTCTACGCGAAATACATTAGAGTATAAGTTAGCCAAAATTTGTTTTCCTTCCAATGTTACATCAAGAAATTCTAAAGCTGGTTCAATGAAAGGGTAAACTACTCCCCAATAAAATTTGGGATAGTTTTTCCGTAAGTCGCTGGGATTTTTATAACCTAAAGTTTTGTTTGTTCCTGTTTCTTCAAATTCATAAAATAAAGCACTAATTTTTTGTAAATAACGGGGGTCACTTAGTTGACCAATTAAATCTCCTGCCCGAACTAAGCCGGGATATTCTTTTGTATCCTGGTGGTCTTCGTCTTTTGGTACGGGAAAACGAGTTAGTTCAATATTCTTTTTGATGATTTCGGCATTAATAATTTTGTGACAGCCAAAACGTTCTTGAATAAATAGTTTGCCTCGGTCTACGTGATAGTTATTCAAACTTGCGTCAGTACAACCAAAGGGTAGTGTTATCATCACATCATCTATGCCTGTGGCGTATTTTCTTTCTGATGGTTTATCTGTGCGGCAAACTCCTTTGACAAACCCGATGTCGTGGCATAATAGAGAAATGATGCAATGCAACCAATCTTCACAAGTTACTCCTCCTTCACGGATATGTTTACCCCAAAGAATTTCTTGTCCTACTAAGGTGACGTAAATTGTATGTTCAACGTTGTGGTATAAAGCATCGCTGTTGGCAATGTTTTCCAATGCCATGTTTGCTGCCCAACCAATAATATCAGCGTAGTCAGGTTTTAAGCCTCCGTAGTTGCGACGATAGCCAGCTTGTAGGTTTTCGACAAAACCATCAATCATATATTTTGTAGGATTGTACATTGTTCCCTCCACAAGTATTTTCATTTGGTTGTTTGAGTAAGTATTTGGCTGCTTTATTACTATTTAGATAGATTCTCCTGGGAAAAGTGCAACTTTACTATGTTTTTGAGTTAGCAGTAAGCTGTAATAGTAGTTATAGCAATATTTGAAGAAACCGCAAACCAGGAAAGTCCAGATCTAAAAAAATTTACTGAGATACTTAATTTTTATTGTTTCAGTAAAAGTCTGTCTAAATAAATTAGTTAATGCAGAATTTTTCAGAAAAACTCTGGAAATTTCAGTAATTCACTAATTGTAGACAATAATTCTTAACTTTTGTTATACTAATGCCGATCGCTCAGGGTAAAGTTAAGTTATAAAATTTAACTAAGTAGCAGCATAGGAATTAAGTTAGTTCTATGGACGTTGAGCAAGCTTTAGAATTTGTAGATAAGTTAGTCTACGAAGATGTGGGAAAGTATTTGAGTGATTTAGAAAGAAAGGTATTTGTTGGCTCATGGCAAGGATTGACTTATGAACAAATTCATCCCGAACATCGGGAATATGTAGAAAAGGATGTGGCTTTTCGACTCTGGAAAAAGTTATCTAAGGTATTAGGTGAAGATGTTAGAAAAAAGAATTTACAAGGTGCAATAACCAGGGCACATAAAGCCAAAACTTATCAAGCAAAAAAGACTTTTTTTATTAGCTACCATCATCAGCAACCGGATACGGGTTTAGCCAGGGATTTAGAGCGCTCGATCGACAAATTAGGCGGACAAGCATATAGGTTTCCTCTGAGTTTTAACAATGCGGTAGAAGGTAATTCCACTCCTTATCAAGCCGAGGGAGATTGGTTTGCGGAAATCAATCATAAATTGCAGAAATCTGATTATTTTTTGTTGCTGTTATCTCCCGAATCTGCTGTTAGCGAAATGGCGATCGAAATTTTACGGCGAGTGCGGGAGTTACGCGATCGCCAACTAAATAATCAGCTAACATTATTAACAATTCGCGTTAATTGCCCAACTAATACCATTTTAAATCATGATTTGCGTGGCTATTTAGCAGAAATTAAGCAACGGGAGTGGAACTCTTTTCATGATACACCTGATTTAGTTGAAGAAATTAGTAATTTATTATCAGGAAAAGTAGTCAAGTGGGAAAACTCTAAACCTTCATCTACCGATCATATTACACCTGCAATTCCTTTGCCAGTAGCTGAACCAGAAATACCCAGCGGACAAGTACGCCTTGCTTCAGCTTTTTATGTGGAAAGAATTCCTTGTGAAAATCAGTGCTATGCTGCTATTGCTAAACCTGGAGCACTAATTCGGATTAAAGCACCCAGACAAATGGGAAAAACTTCTTTAATGGCACGGCTTTTATACCAT from Phormidium ambiguum IAM M-71 harbors:
- a CDS encoding MBOAT family O-acyltransferase, producing MTFVSLLYGVFLLAVLAIYWLIQSQWLRLWILLLASVAFYASIQIYYIPLLFALTFFNFRLGLILGKRSLLRLNSRDWQLSNQQWQAVQENWSKKRLRFLWLGIILNVVLLFGFKYVPFFLNSIASLFNLPVIKEQATSLNLQLIAPLGISFFCFECISYLIDVYRGAPATGNFLKFSTYKLFFPKLISGPITRYHHLASQLNTLRFPSTNQIVEGLWLIACGAVKKALIADRIGILVGVSFDNLERAGSGDLWLATFAYGLQLYLDFSGYVDIALGTALLMGLNLPANFDFPYFTTSIAEFWRRWHITLGDWLRNYLYFPLGGSRQGLWRTCLNLLIVMLIAGIWHGAAWGFVVWGAYHGIALVIHRLTETLSDNVSLLKKWWQTIPGILVAWAITQLMVFTSWIFFRLPNLKDAVWVFTHLWGHKADIQFADKVYLEAIGLQRAEIALLLWAIVGIMALIFALHRGLKLQLNWPIKIMFVPLSLYAVWMLAPKQGLPYIYFDF
- the recR gene encoding recombination mediator RecR, with translation MVYTRPLARLIEQLQRLPGVGPKTAQRLALHILKRSDDEVQALAQALIEAKQQVGLCSVCFHLSAEPVCEICRNPNRDNHTICVVADSRDVIALEKTREFGGKYHVLGGVISPMDGIGPEQLNVSPLVRRVSQQKPKEVILAITPSVEGETTTLYVGQLLKPFTKVTRIAFGLPVGGDLEYADEVTLARALEGRREID
- a CDS encoding Npun_R2479 family HD domain-containing metalloprotein — protein: MYNPTKYMIDGFVENLQAGYRRNYGGLKPDYADIIGWAANMALENIANSDALYHNVEHTIYVTLVGQEILWGKHIREGGVTCEDWLHCIISLLCHDIGFVKGVCRTDKPSERKYATGIDDVMITLPFGCTDASLNNYHVDRGKLFIQERFGCHKIINAEIIKKNIELTRFPVPKDEDHQDTKEYPGLVRAGDLIGQLSDPRYLQKISALFYEFEETGTNKTLGYKNPSDLRKNYPKFYWGVVYPFIEPALEFLDVTLEGKQILANLYSNVFRVEHSQIKEE
- a CDS encoding AAA-like domain-containing protein gives rise to the protein MDVEQALEFVDKLVYEDVGKYLSDLERKVFVGSWQGLTYEQIHPEHREYVEKDVAFRLWKKLSKVLGEDVRKKNLQGAITRAHKAKTYQAKKTFFISYHHQQPDTGLARDLERSIDKLGGQAYRFPLSFNNAVEGNSTPYQAEGDWFAEINHKLQKSDYFLLLLSPESAVSEMAIEILRRVRELRDRQLNNQLTLLTIRVNCPTNTILNHDLRGYLAEIKQREWNSFHDTPDLVEEISNLLSGKVVKWENSKPSSTDHITPAIPLPVAEPEIPSGQVRLASAFYVERIPCENQCYAAIAKPGALIRIKAPRQMGKTSLMARLLYHAEEKLSYRTVPLSFQLADTEVFTDLNQLLRWFCAIISRKLGLASRLDTLWSDTYGSKDNCTIYFEDYLLPAANSALVLGLDEVDRVFQYPKIADDFFGLLRAWFEEAGYGSGDHNLWGKLRLVVVHSTEVYIPLNVNQSPFNVGLPIELPEFNFEQVQVLIDRHHLNWQTNKIEQLMSLIGGHPYLIRLALYRIAQNEITLEKLLETAPTEAGLYNDHLRRHLWSLQQHPELADAFAQVVTADTPIELESVPAFKLHSMGLVKFQGNQVIPRFNLYKFYFRDRL